One Thermoanaerobaculia bacterium genomic region harbors:
- the panC gene encoding pantoate--beta-alanine ligase — protein MEIVHSIQRMQALARKLRQEGRKVAFVPTMGYLHDGHLSLVRRAKQVAEIVVVSIFVNPTQFGPTEDFSHYPRDLVRDLDMLKDLQVDYVFTPEADEVYPEKFDTKITLPRLSSTMCGASRPGHFDGVSVIVLKLFNIVLPDFAIFGQKDYQQALIIRTMVRDLNIPVEIIVGPIVRESDGLALSSRNTFLSDAERKAALVLSKSLFHAEKLIMEGERSVEKIKEDMKELFEKEPLVKIDYIDLVDPEDLAPLKRLNSDTLIAVAAHVGKTRLIDNVLVQTGGES, from the coding sequence ATGGAAATTGTACATAGTATTCAAAGAATGCAGGCTCTTGCCAGGAAGCTTAGACAGGAGGGACGAAAGGTAGCCTTTGTTCCCACCATGGGATATCTTCATGACGGCCATCTTTCCCTCGTACGAAGGGCCAAACAGGTGGCCGAAATTGTCGTTGTCAGTATCTTCGTCAATCCGACCCAATTTGGTCCGACAGAGGATTTCAGTCACTACCCGCGGGATCTCGTGCGGGATCTTGATATGCTGAAGGATCTTCAGGTTGACTATGTCTTTACTCCCGAAGCCGATGAAGTCTACCCCGAAAAATTCGACACAAAAATCACACTGCCCCGTCTCTCCTCCACCATGTGCGGTGCCTCAAGGCCGGGTCACTTCGACGGAGTGTCTGTCATTGTTTTGAAGCTCTTCAACATCGTTCTGCCGGACTTCGCCATCTTCGGGCAGAAAGATTACCAGCAGGCACTTATCATTCGGACTATGGTCCGGGATCTTAACATACCGGTGGAAATCATCGTCGGCCCGATTGTTCGAGAGAGCGATGGACTGGCGCTATCCTCCAGGAATACCTTTTTGTCCGACGCTGAGCGAAAGGCTGCTCTGGTTCTTTCAAAATCCCTCTTTCATGCGGAGAAATTGATCATGGAGGGGGAACGATCGGTCGAAAAAATTAAAGAGGACATGAAGGAGCTCTTTGAAAAGGAGCCACTCGTAAAGATAGATTATATTGACTTGGTCGATCCCGAGGATCTGGCCCCGTTGAAGCGCCTTAATTCTGACACCCTGATCGCCGTTGCGGCCCATGTCGGGAAGACGAGACTGATCGATAATGTTCTCGTTCAGACGGGAGGTGAATCATGA
- a CDS encoding aspartate 1-decarboxylase: MIRTMMKAKLHRARVTEANLDYMGSISVPGDLLDLADILPNERVEVYNITNGSRLATYAIPGPTGQITMNGAAAHLARPGDMIIICSYVMVEEERARNWKSTVILLDENNHVLRLENR; this comes from the coding sequence ATGATTCGCACGATGATGAAGGCAAAGCTTCATCGGGCCCGTGTGACGGAAGCCAACCTTGACTATATGGGCAGTATTTCTGTGCCCGGTGATCTGCTGGACCTGGCGGATATCCTTCCGAATGAAAGGGTGGAAGTCTATAACATCACCAATGGCTCCAGGCTCGCGACCTATGCTATTCCCGGTCCGACCGGTCAGATCACGATGAACGGGGCTGCCGCCCACCTGGCCAGGCCGGGCGATATGATTATCATCTGCTCCTATGTCATGGTGGAAGAGGAACGGGCCAGAAACTGGAAGTCAACCGTGATCCTGCTGGATGAAAATAATCACGTCCTTCGCCTGGAAAATCGCTGA
- a CDS encoding glycoside hydrolase family 3 N-terminal domain-containing protein yields MKPSPPTPSSCIVVGIGQDPGLSFDTMKQYPPAGIILFAHNVGTRADLKTLISAIHNLPGQPFVAIDHEGGPVNRLSSFLGNLPSPEEYASLSSREIETMAYSWGQDLKDLGFDVNFAPAVDLGPAQPGSGLERRLLGEAPDDIILKAGAFIAGMDRAGIQCCLKHFPGLGGSRLDTHHSLPEVTFGKNLDHHLSPFRKLHAMVPWMMVSHARYPELDPQGRPASLSPPILSLPRKWGYQGALISDDLEMGALSGEGSIQERAERSFDAGCDLLIISHAWEELPATVEALSHKPREVLAERIERVRAVRMLQA; encoded by the coding sequence ATGAAACCTTCTCCTCCGACTCCTTCCTCCTGTATCGTAGTCGGTATCGGACAGGATCCAGGACTCTCCTTTGACACGATGAAACAGTACCCTCCTGCCGGCATCATCCTCTTTGCACACAATGTCGGAACCCGAGCCGATCTAAAGACCCTGATCTCCGCAATTCACAATCTGCCGGGCCAGCCCTTTGTCGCCATCGACCACGAAGGCGGCCCGGTAAACCGACTATCCTCCTTTCTGGGGAATCTGCCCTCCCCGGAAGAATATGCATCTCTTTCCAGCAGGGAAATCGAGACCATGGCATACTCCTGGGGACAGGACCTGAAGGATCTCGGGTTCGATGTCAACTTTGCTCCCGCCGTAGACCTGGGTCCGGCCCAGCCGGGATCGGGTCTGGAAAGGCGACTGCTTGGAGAGGCTCCGGACGACATCATCCTGAAGGCCGGGGCATTTATTGCAGGAATGGACCGCGCCGGAATTCAATGTTGCTTAAAGCATTTTCCTGGACTGGGGGGCAGCCGTCTGGACACGCACCACTCCCTTCCCGAGGTCACCTTTGGAAAAAACCTGGATCACCACCTCTCCCCTTTTCGTAAACTGCATGCCATGGTTCCCTGGATGATGGTCAGCCACGCGCGCTACCCGGAACTGGACCCTCAGGGTCGTCCTGCCTCTCTGTCTCCTCCCATCCTGAGCCTTCCCCGAAAATGGGGCTACCAGGGTGCCCTGATCTCCGATGATCTGGAAATGGGTGCCTTATCCGGAGAAGGATCGATCCAGGAACGTGCGGAACGTTCCTTTGATGCCGGATGCGACCTGCTCATCATTTCCCATGCATGGGAGGAACTGCCTGCGACGGTTGAAGCACTTTCCCACAAACCCCGCGAAGTGCTCGCAGAGAGGATCGAGCGTGTTCGTGCGGTTCGAATGCTGCAGGCCTGA
- a CDS encoding TIGR00282 family metallophosphoesterase, whose translation MPSKLTLLFLGDVVGRAGRQLLLTYLPPLVKKVKSNLTIVNIENIAGGKGPNLRVMEEIEDLPIDVYTTGSHFFDQKEFVSSWEHFPRVIRPANYPEGNPGYDHYTLDLPGGEKVTVLQLMGRTFMYALACPFAMADDLIKRFSRTGPIIIDFHAEATSEKTAFGHYVDGRVSAVLGTHTHIPTADETILPGGTAYITDAGMVGAYDGVIGFKKDIIIEKFLMQTPRRFEPANGRPRMSAVVVTMDSKKPLAYSIQRFFVSSEEDIESLILS comes from the coding sequence ATGCCAAGTAAGCTGACTCTTCTTTTTCTCGGAGACGTCGTGGGCCGCGCGGGCCGCCAGCTTCTTCTCACCTACCTGCCTCCCCTTGTCAAAAAAGTAAAAAGCAATCTGACCATCGTAAATATTGAGAATATTGCAGGCGGCAAGGGGCCGAATCTTCGCGTCATGGAGGAGATCGAGGATCTTCCTATTGATGTCTATACGACGGGGAGTCATTTCTTTGATCAGAAAGAATTTGTCTCCAGCTGGGAGCATTTTCCCAGGGTTATCCGTCCGGCAAACTATCCGGAGGGAAACCCCGGGTATGACCATTACACCCTGGATCTTCCCGGCGGAGAGAAAGTCACCGTCCTGCAGTTGATGGGACGGACCTTTATGTATGCTCTGGCCTGTCCCTTTGCGATGGCGGATGATCTGATCAAACGCTTTTCCCGAACCGGACCGATCATCATCGACTTTCATGCCGAGGCCACAAGCGAAAAGACCGCATTCGGCCACTATGTCGATGGAAGGGTCAGTGCCGTTCTGGGAACCCATACGCACATTCCCACAGCCGATGAAACGATTCTTCCCGGGGGTACCGCCTACATCACCGATGCCGGAATGGTGGGAGCCTACGATGGGGTGATTGGATTTAAAAAAGATATCATTATCGAGAAGTTCCTGATGCAGACCCCTCGACGGTTTGAACCGGCCAATGGACGACCCCGCATGTCTGCTGTTGTAGTGACCATGGACAGCAAAAAGCCCCTGGCCTATAGCATTCAACGTTTCTTTGTCTCATCGGAAGAGGATATCGAAAGCCTGATCCTGTCATGA
- the rny gene encoding ribonuclease Y, translated as MTNIILAAIAGFACAAICFILYLNVKKNNTLTAAREDARRIIDEATKDSQRKVKEAELEAKDKVYQARQEFERQSRDQRKELQQVERRLNQREEKMDRRTQQLEQAENRLKNQEQSLTQKEKKIEEKNQAAEALVQEQQRKLEEVAGLTADQAKKDLIKSMEQDARMDAAQIVKRIEEEAREQANNQAKYVLASTMQRIASDVVMEQTVSVVDLPSDEMKGRIIGREGRNIRALEMAAGVDLIIDDTPEAVTISCFDPLRRELARMALERLITDGRIHPARIEEIVQKVRAELDSRILEEGEAAAFELGIPDLHIEIIKHLGRLRYRTSYGQSVLQHSKEVAQLSARLALEIKADVNVARRAGLLHDIGKAIDREMEGSHLELGVQMLRKYGESESVIHAMECHHGDVEPRTVEAVLVTIADALSAARPGARREALESYVRRLEKLEGIANDFKGVSKAYAIQAGRELRIIVESTKINDAEAMWLSKDVARRIEQEVQYPGQIKVMVIRETRAVDYAK; from the coding sequence ATGACCAATATTATCTTAGCTGCGATTGCCGGTTTCGCTTGCGCTGCAATCTGTTTTATTCTTTATCTGAACGTTAAAAAGAACAACACGCTCACGGCCGCCCGTGAGGACGCTCGACGCATCATTGACGAGGCAACCAAAGATTCTCAACGAAAAGTCAAAGAGGCCGAACTGGAGGCCAAGGATAAGGTGTACCAGGCCCGTCAGGAATTTGAGCGGCAATCCCGGGATCAGCGCAAGGAACTCCAGCAGGTTGAACGCCGACTGAACCAGAGGGAAGAGAAGATGGATCGTCGGACACAGCAGTTGGAACAGGCGGAGAACCGCCTGAAGAACCAGGAACAGAGCCTAACTCAGAAAGAAAAGAAGATTGAAGAAAAAAACCAGGCCGCTGAGGCTCTGGTCCAGGAGCAGCAGAGAAAGCTGGAGGAAGTCGCCGGCCTTACCGCGGATCAGGCGAAAAAGGATCTGATTAAATCCATGGAGCAGGATGCCCGCATGGATGCGGCCCAGATTGTCAAACGGATCGAGGAAGAGGCCCGGGAACAGGCAAACAATCAGGCCAAGTATGTTCTGGCATCCACGATGCAGAGGATTGCATCCGATGTCGTCATGGAACAGACCGTATCCGTGGTCGACCTTCCTTCCGACGAGATGAAGGGACGTATCATCGGGCGGGAAGGCCGCAACATCCGCGCCCTGGAAATGGCTGCGGGCGTGGATCTTATCATCGACGACACGCCGGAAGCGGTTACCATTTCCTGCTTCGACCCTCTGCGGCGCGAACTGGCCCGCATGGCCCTCGAACGCCTGATAACCGATGGTCGTATCCACCCTGCCCGGATTGAGGAAATCGTGCAGAAAGTAAGAGCTGAGCTCGACAGCCGAATCCTGGAGGAGGGAGAGGCGGCGGCCTTCGAACTGGGAATTCCCGATCTGCACATAGAAATCATTAAACATCTCGGACGATTACGATATCGTACTTCATACGGTCAGAGCGTCCTTCAGCACTCCAAGGAAGTTGCTCAGCTTTCAGCCCGGCTGGCCCTTGAAATTAAGGCCGACGTCAACGTCGCGCGACGCGCGGGACTCCTCCATGACATCGGAAAGGCCATCGACAGGGAAATGGAGGGATCCCACCTGGAACTCGGCGTACAGATGCTCCGGAAATACGGAGAGTCGGAATCGGTAATTCATGCCATGGAATGCCACCATGGGGATGTGGAACCGCGAACGGTGGAAGCCGTCCTGGTTACGATCGCCGATGCGCTTTCCGCCGCACGACCCGGAGCCCGGAGAGAGGCCCTGGAGTCCTATGTCCGAAGGCTGGAAAAGCTGGAAGGCATTGCCAACGATTTCAAGGGTGTAAGCAAAGCCTACGCCATCCAGGCCGGGCGTGAGCTCAGAATTATCGTCGAGAGCACAAAGATCAACGATGCGGAGGCCATGTGGCTGAGCAAGGACGTGGCCAGGAGGATTGAACAGGAAGTCCAGTATCCAGGCCAAATCAAGGTTATGGTCATCCGGGAAACCCGGGCCGTCGATTATGCCAAGTAA
- a CDS encoding cell division protein ZapA, translating into MDANLNILEVEIFDRIYRLKSDKDPEYLDKLASYLDEKMKEVAEVAPTVDGQKIAVLAALNIADEYFQLKNFKEGDSRNIEDRAKEMLKKLKRTLEEGA; encoded by the coding sequence ATGGACGCGAACCTCAACATACTGGAAGTTGAGATATTTGACAGGATTTATCGGCTCAAGAGCGATAAAGATCCGGAATACCTGGACAAGCTGGCTTCTTATCTTGACGAAAAGATGAAAGAGGTCGCTGAAGTGGCTCCGACCGTGGACGGACAGAAAATTGCTGTCCTGGCCGCTTTAAACATTGCAGATGAATATTTTCAGTTGAAAAACTTTAAGGAAGGTGACTCAAGAAACATCGAGGACAGAGCCAAAGAGATGTTAAAAAAGCTCAAACGTACCCTTGAGGAGGGTGCGTGA
- the arsB gene encoding ACR3 family arsenite efflux transporter, with amino-acid sequence MEPKACITKKPGGLSGFERYLSLWVGICIGAGIVLGKFAPGIATWLDSQALYVGEAPVVSIPIAICLFFMMYPIMVKIDFAEVLKAGKNAKPVGLTLVINWVVKPFTMYAISILFLGFLFRGLIGTDALDLVKLPLGLDLPVGAMHGVGKVVLSGGVKMLEVPLWRSYLAGCILLGIAPCTAMVLVWGFLAKGNDGHTLVMVAINSLTMLVLYGPLGGFLLGVGRLPVPWQALLLSIGIYVALPLLAGYLSRRAILRFRGEVWFREKFLHLLTPITITSLLITLVLLFSFKGEVILSNPLTILWIAVPLFLQTNLIFWLGYGLAKLLKLRYEDAAPTAMIGASNHFEVAIATAVMLFGLSSGAALATVVGVLIEVPVMLWLVRICLRTQRWFGEAPEA; translated from the coding sequence ATGGAGCCCAAGGCCTGTATCACAAAGAAACCCGGGGGCCTCAGTGGCTTTGAGCGCTATCTCTCCCTCTGGGTAGGTATCTGCATCGGAGCAGGCATCGTATTGGGAAAATTCGCTCCGGGAATTGCAACCTGGCTTGACAGTCAGGCTCTCTATGTGGGCGAAGCTCCCGTAGTCTCGATTCCCATTGCCATCTGCCTCTTTTTCATGATGTACCCGATCATGGTAAAAATTGATTTTGCCGAAGTTCTTAAGGCCGGAAAAAACGCCAAACCCGTGGGATTGACCCTCGTGATCAACTGGGTCGTTAAGCCGTTTACCATGTATGCGATTTCAATCCTCTTTCTGGGCTTTCTTTTTCGGGGTCTCATCGGCACCGATGCCCTGGATCTGGTGAAACTTCCGCTGGGCCTTGATCTTCCCGTGGGTGCCATGCACGGAGTAGGAAAGGTCGTACTTTCCGGAGGCGTTAAAATGCTTGAAGTCCCCCTCTGGAGAAGTTATCTGGCCGGATGTATTCTTCTCGGAATTGCTCCCTGTACAGCGATGGTTCTCGTATGGGGCTTCCTGGCAAAGGGAAATGACGGACACACTCTGGTCATGGTAGCCATCAATTCATTGACCATGCTGGTTCTTTACGGCCCTCTTGGCGGTTTTCTCCTGGGAGTCGGGAGGCTGCCCGTACCCTGGCAGGCTCTTCTTCTGTCCATCGGTATTTACGTGGCCCTTCCCCTTCTCGCCGGATATCTTTCCCGGAGGGCGATCCTCCGCTTCCGAGGAGAGGTATGGTTCAGGGAAAAGTTCCTGCACCTTCTTACTCCGATCACGATCACTTCGCTCCTGATTACCCTGGTTCTGCTTTTTTCCTTCAAGGGTGAGGTTATTCTCTCCAACCCGCTTACAATCCTCTGGATCGCCGTTCCTCTCTTCCTCCAGACGAATCTGATCTTCTGGCTCGGGTACGGACTGGCGAAACTGTTGAAGTTGAGATATGAGGATGCGGCTCCCACCGCCATGATCGGCGCCTCCAATCACTTTGAAGTGGCGATTGCAACGGCCGTAATGCTCTTTGGCCTTTCCAGCGGAGCCGCGCTGGCTACGGTTGTGGGCGTATTGATTGAAGTTCCTGTCATGCTCTGGCTGGTCAGGATCTGCCTTCGCACACAAAGGTGGTTTGGAGAAGCACCGGAGGCATGA
- the arsM gene encoding arsenite methyltransferase codes for MNCKTPPNSKDNVKSTVREAYGRIAREGQSCCGSSSCCEGPTADTVATAVGYSQEELSGLPDGANMGLSCGNPTAIAGLHPGETVLDLGSGGGFDVFVAARKVGPKGCAIGVDMTPDMVEKARRNADIFRQSTGLDTVEFRLGEIEHLPVADGTIDVVISNCVINLSPDKPQVWREIARVLRPGGRVSVSDLALLRPLPESVQNSVRALVGCIAGAVLVEETRSMAEEAGLVITSLETSSDYMDRMADWSDPLYREIAARLPEGTKPSDFVTSFIISAEKLCE; via the coding sequence ATGAATTGCAAAACACCACCAAATTCAAAAGACAATGTTAAGAGCACCGTCCGGGAAGCGTACGGCAGGATTGCCCGCGAAGGTCAATCCTGTTGCGGCTCAAGCTCATGCTGCGAGGGTCCAACCGCCGACACGGTGGCAACGGCCGTCGGTTACAGTCAGGAAGAATTGTCCGGGCTTCCCGATGGAGCCAACATGGGTTTGTCTTGCGGGAATCCCACAGCCATAGCGGGTCTTCATCCGGGTGAAACGGTTCTGGATCTGGGATCGGGCGGAGGATTCGATGTCTTCGTCGCTGCCCGCAAAGTCGGACCCAAGGGATGTGCCATCGGAGTAGACATGACACCGGATATGGTGGAAAAGGCACGAAGAAATGCAGATATCTTTCGCCAATCCACGGGTCTGGACACCGTGGAGTTTCGGCTGGGAGAAATCGAACATCTTCCGGTGGCCGATGGAACCATCGACGTCGTGATCTCCAACTGCGTTATTAATCTTTCCCCGGACAAACCCCAGGTATGGCGGGAAATCGCCCGTGTCCTCCGTCCCGGCGGTCGGGTCTCCGTATCGGATCTGGCCCTCCTGCGTCCCCTGCCCGAGTCCGTTCAGAATTCAGTCCGGGCTCTTGTGGGATGCATCGCGGGTGCCGTACTCGTGGAGGAAACACGCTCGATGGCGGAAGAGGCCGGACTTGTCATTACCTCACTTGAAACTTCCTCGGATTATATGGACCGGATGGCCGACTGGTCGGATCCCCTCTACCGGGAAATTGCGGCACGCCTCCCCGAAGGGACAAAACCGTCTGATTTTGTGACAAGCTTCATCATTTCAGCTGAAAAACTCTGTGAATAA
- a CDS encoding arsenate reductase ArsC, which yields MPGDNRFRILFLCTGNSCRSQMAEGWVRHLLGDQIEPFSAGILKAGLHPLAVKVMAEAGVDIRSQISKTLSDLPALEFDRVITLCAHAHETCPRFPGRTEILHAGFDDPPYLSRNARTEEEALVHFRRVRDEIRAFVETLPTTLELPFERKHS from the coding sequence GTGCCCGGGGATAACAGGTTTCGAATCCTCTTTCTCTGCACCGGGAATTCATGCCGGTCCCAGATGGCCGAAGGGTGGGTTCGCCACCTTCTTGGCGATCAAATTGAACCCTTTTCTGCGGGCATCCTGAAGGCCGGTCTTCATCCACTCGCAGTGAAGGTCATGGCCGAAGCCGGAGTGGACATCCGCAGCCAGATTTCGAAGACCCTGTCCGATTTGCCTGCTCTCGAATTCGACCGTGTCATCACTTTGTGTGCCCATGCTCATGAAACCTGCCCTCGTTTTCCCGGCAGGACAGAAATTCTTCATGCTGGTTTCGACGATCCACCCTATCTTTCCCGCAATGCGCGAACCGAGGAAGAGGCGCTAGTTCACTTTCGGCGAGTCCGCGATGAAATCCGGGCCTTTGTCGAAACCCTCCCGACAACTCTGGAACTTCCGTTCGAAAGGAAACACTCATGA
- a CDS encoding metalloregulator ArsR/SmtB family transcription factor has translation MQEEANLFKTLGDPTRLRLAVLLALQGETCVCFLAQALGEPDFKVSRHLSVMRASGIVEARREGTWMHYRLVQPTNQLASGLQDCLKQCFTRHPVIEKDLQRMRMTTCARG, from the coding sequence ATGCAGGAAGAAGCCAATCTCTTTAAGACACTTGGAGATCCCACGCGGCTCCGCCTGGCCGTTCTTCTGGCCCTGCAGGGAGAGACCTGCGTCTGCTTTCTGGCACAGGCTCTGGGTGAACCGGATTTTAAAGTTTCCCGGCATCTCTCTGTTATGCGCGCTTCAGGGATCGTGGAAGCCCGCCGGGAGGGAACGTGGATGCACTACAGGCTGGTTCAACCGACGAATCAACTGGCATCCGGCCTGCAGGATTGCCTGAAACAGTGCTTTACCCGCCATCCTGTGATTGAAAAAGACTTACAGCGAATGAGGATGACAACCTGTGCCCGGGGATAA
- a CDS encoding GIY-YIG nuclease family protein, whose protein sequence is MSWIVYIVRCSDGSLYTGYTADLEKRLSAHNEGKGAKYTAGRRPVILVYREVFSDRRTAMQREYQIKRWPRAKKEVLLSSPH, encoded by the coding sequence ATGTCCTGGATCGTCTATATTGTAAGGTGTTCCGACGGGTCCCTGTATACGGGGTATACAGCGGATCTGGAGAAACGCCTGTCCGCTCACAATGAAGGGAAAGGGGCGAAATACACTGCCGGCCGACGCCCCGTTATCCTGGTCTACCGTGAGGTTTTCTCTGATCGCCGGACGGCGATGCAACGGGAGTACCAGATTAAACGATGGCCACGCGCGAAAAAAGAGGTTCTTCTGAGTTCTCCTCACTGA
- a CDS encoding RNA polymerase sigma factor, whose product MRELLLSAQAGDTKAFETVMQSFEVRIIRFAWRQLGDRDEALDASQEIFLRLYRYLHRIDPDRDPGPWIFSIAVNVCRTSARKRGRHRLEPITESMEEGDALVSMDALPYDRMGQMEMVREGLAELTPKEREAILLRDVEGFSTRVVATILRSSEGTVRSHISRARLKLKAFRDEYSRRRV is encoded by the coding sequence ATGCGGGAACTTCTGCTGAGCGCGCAGGCAGGAGACACAAAGGCCTTTGAGACCGTAATGCAATCCTTTGAAGTCAGGATCATCCGGTTCGCCTGGAGGCAATTGGGAGATCGGGATGAAGCCCTGGATGCGTCTCAGGAAATCTTTCTCCGGCTCTACCGTTATCTTCACCGCATTGACCCCGACAGGGATCCAGGGCCCTGGATCTTTTCCATCGCTGTGAATGTATGCCGAACGAGTGCCAGAAAACGGGGCCGGCACAGATTGGAGCCCATCACCGAATCGATGGAGGAGGGGGATGCCCTTGTGTCTATGGACGCCCTGCCCTATGACCGAATGGGTCAGATGGAAATGGTGCGGGAGGGATTAGCAGAGCTCACACCCAAAGAGCGTGAAGCGATTCTTTTGCGGGATGTGGAAGGTTTTTCCACCCGTGTTGTGGCCACGATTCTTCGTTCTTCAGAAGGCACGGTTCGATCCCATATCAGCCGTGCGCGGCTGAAACTGAAGGCGTTCCGAGACGAGTACTCCAGGAGGCGTGTATGA
- a CDS encoding zf-HC2 domain-containing protein: MNCVEFEQRIALYVGGDLPDQEMKEVEAHLAMCESCRALEASLRATQDMFLDAAGREPSIDMVQSVHRRVMGKIYEQTADSGSPYRWIGWARQRWVWAAAAILILASLILLRASSKRMTTPEGSYESAKTHSTEASSRQPEGALPLQITEMEPPPDTPSTQGAHLSGKAGSRPSFCLVLSRRGKSRNQDTPEDRHPTMKQFQNQMAGLKPAVLPTDEEDVHKDQAVRMFTENENVVIYWLISADKEDTHEHETV, translated from the coding sequence ATGAACTGTGTTGAGTTCGAACAGCGTATCGCCCTTTACGTGGGGGGAGACCTTCCGGACCAGGAGATGAAAGAGGTAGAAGCCCATCTGGCGATGTGTGAATCCTGCCGGGCTCTGGAGGCCTCCCTGAGAGCAACACAGGATATGTTTCTTGATGCGGCGGGTCGGGAACCTTCAATCGACATGGTACAGTCTGTACATCGTCGCGTGATGGGGAAGATCTATGAGCAAACGGCAGATTCCGGGAGTCCCTATCGATGGATCGGGTGGGCGAGGCAACGCTGGGTATGGGCGGCAGCCGCGATCCTGATTCTCGCCTCTCTAATCCTGTTGCGGGCCAGCTCCAAAAGAATGACAACCCCTGAAGGATCGTATGAGTCTGCCAAAACTCATTCCACTGAGGCTTCATCCCGCCAGCCGGAAGGTGCTCTGCCCCTCCAGATCACGGAAATGGAACCGCCCCCCGATACTCCCTCGACCCAGGGCGCGCATCTGTCCGGGAAAGCCGGATCCCGGCCTTCCTTCTGCCTTGTGCTTTCCCGTCGGGGGAAAAGCCGCAATCAGGACACCCCGGAGGATCGACACCCCACAATGAAGCAATTTCAGAATCAAATGGCAGGACTGAAGCCTGCGGTCCTTCCAACCGATGAGGAGGACGTCCATAAAGACCAGGCCGTCCGGATGTTCACCGAAAATGAAAACGTCGTTATTTACTGGCTGATATCAGCCGACAAGGAGGATACTCATGAACATGAAACCGTTTAA
- a CDS encoding calcium/sodium antiporter, whose protein sequence is MTLALLTLASGLALLVWSADRFVEGSASAAHHFGIPPLLIGMVIVGFGTSAPEMVVSALAAFNANPGIAIGNAYGSNIANIALILGLTALLCPIAVHSQVLRKELPILSLVTAVAAWQLWDGRITRHDAGTLLAIFAGLIAWTIWQGSRKREDTLSSEVEEKLTIHHLSIRRAALSMAMGLILLIISSRVLVWSAVKIAHEFGVSDLIIGLTVVAIGTSLPELASSVIAAHKGEHDIALGNILGSNLFNTLAVIGLAGIINPLAAGPEVFNRDIPVMAALTLSLFIIGYGFRGPGRINRMEGAVLLACYIGYTAYLIYTVFGRQA, encoded by the coding sequence ATGACTTTAGCTTTACTCACTCTTGCATCAGGGTTAGCTCTACTCGTTTGGAGTGCTGACCGATTTGTGGAAGGTTCCGCTTCCGCAGCTCACCATTTTGGAATTCCCCCACTATTAATCGGAATGGTAATTGTCGGGTTCGGCACATCCGCCCCGGAGATGGTGGTATCAGCACTGGCGGCCTTCAATGCCAATCCTGGCATTGCAATTGGCAACGCTTATGGATCCAATATTGCCAACATCGCACTGATCCTTGGACTAACCGCGCTTTTATGCCCCATAGCCGTTCATTCGCAAGTACTGCGGAAGGAACTCCCCATACTATCCTTAGTCACTGCCGTGGCGGCCTGGCAGTTATGGGACGGAAGAATCACCAGACACGATGCAGGGACTCTACTCGCAATTTTTGCAGGTTTGATAGCATGGACCATCTGGCAGGGATCCAGGAAAAGGGAAGACACGCTGAGCAGTGAGGTAGAAGAGAAGCTGACAATACACCACTTATCCATTCGTCGGGCCGCACTCTCGATGGCGATGGGCCTGATTCTGTTAATCATCAGTTCCCGCGTTCTGGTCTGGAGCGCTGTTAAGATTGCGCACGAATTTGGCGTAAGTGATCTCATTATTGGCCTTACTGTTGTCGCAATCGGCACCTCGCTTCCGGAATTGGCGTCATCAGTGATCGCAGCACACAAAGGAGAGCATGATATTGCTCTTGGAAACATTCTGGGCTCTAATCTATTTAACACGCTGGCCGTAATCGGCTTGGCTGGAATAATAAATCCACTAGCCGCAGGGCCGGAGGTTTTCAATAGAGACATACCTGTTATGGCTGCCCTGACCCTCTCCCTGTTCATAATCGGCTACGGGTTCCGGGGACCGGGACGTATCAACCGCATGGAGGGTGCAGTGTTGCTGGCGTGCTATATCGGCTATACGGCCTACCTTATCTATACGGTTTTCGGCAGGCAGGCTTAA